In one Acomys russatus chromosome X, mAcoRus1.1, whole genome shotgun sequence genomic region, the following are encoded:
- the LOC127185786 gene encoding inhibitor of growth protein 5-like isoform X1, protein MAAAKMATAIYLEDYLDSIENLPCELQKNFQLMRELDQKTEDTKAEINILAAEYLATVKTLSSKQRVAHLQKIKSAYNKCKEYSDDKVQLAMQTSETVDEYIQRLDADLARFEADLKERMDESNFESTGRSQKGKRSSRHLGMETSEEGTPKQKKHKSTSVHSSNMLDMPVDPNEPTYCLCHQVSYGEMIACDNPDCPIEWFHFACVKLTTKPKGKWFCPRCVQEKKKK, encoded by the coding sequence ATGGCCGCAGCGAAGATGGCAACTGCCATATACTTGGAAGACTATCTGGACAGCATCGAGAACCTTCCCTGTGAACTTCAGAAGAACTTCCAGCTGATGCGAGAGCTGGACCAGAAAACAGAAGATACGAAGGCAGAGATCAACATCCTGGCTGCAGAGTACCTTGCCACAGTGAAGACTCTGTCTTCAAAGCAGCGTGTGGCACACCTGCAGAAGATCAAGAGCGCCTATAACAAGTGCAAGGAGTACAGTGATGACAAGGTGCAGCTGGCCATGCAGACCTCTGAGACGGTGGATGAATACATCCAAAGGCTTGATGCTGACTTGGCACGATTTGAGGCTGACCTGAAGGAAAGAATGGATGAGAGCAACTTTGAAAGCACCGGTCGgagtcagaaaggaaaaagaagctcCCGGCACTTGGGCATGGAGACCTCAGAAGAGGGTACTCCAAAGCAAAAGAAGCATAAGAGCACTTCTGTGCATTCCTCTAACATGCTGGACATGCCTGTGGATCCGAATGAGCCTACATACTGCCTGTGCCACCAGGTGTCCTACGGGGAGATGATCGCTTGTGACAATCCTGATTGTCCAATTGAATGGTTTCATTTTGCCTGCGTGAAACTCACCACAAAGCCCAAAGGAAAGTGGTTCTGTCCACGATGTGttcaggaaaagaagaagaagtaa
- the LOC127185786 gene encoding inhibitor of growth protein 5-like isoform X2, with translation MATAIYLEDYLDNTKAEINILAAEYLATVKTLSSKQRVAHLQKIKSAYNKCKEYSDDKVQLAMQTSETVDEYIQRLDADLARFEADLKERMDESNFESTGRSQKGKRSSRHLGMETSEEGTPKQKKHKSTSVHSSNMLDMPVDPNEPTYCLCHQVSYGEMIACDNPDCPIEWFHFACVKLTTKPKGKWFCPRCVQEKKKK, from the exons ATGGCAACTGCCATATACTTGGAAGACTATCTGGACA ATACGAAGGCAGAGATCAACATCCTGGCTGCAGAGTACCTTGCCACAGTGAAGACTCTGTCTTCAAAGCAGCGTGTGGCACACCTGCAGAAGATCAAGAGCGCCTATAACAAGTGCAAGGAGTACAGTGATGACAAGGTGCAGCTGGCCATGCAGACCTCTGAGACGGTGGATGAATACATCCAAAGGCTTGATGCTGACTTGGCACGATTTGAGGCTGACCTGAAGGAAAGAATGGATGAGAGCAACTTTGAAAGCACCGGTCGgagtcagaaaggaaaaagaagctcCCGGCACTTGGGCATGGAGACCTCAGAAGAGGGTACTCCAAAGCAAAAGAAGCATAAGAGCACTTCTGTGCATTCCTCTAACATGCTGGACATGCCTGTGGATCCGAATGAGCCTACATACTGCCTGTGCCACCAGGTGTCCTACGGGGAGATGATCGCTTGTGACAATCCTGATTGTCCAATTGAATGGTTTCATTTTGCCTGCGTGAAACTCACCACAAAGCCCAAAGGAAAGTGGTTCTGTCCACGATGTGttcaggaaaagaagaagaagtaa